Below is a window of Sporomusaceae bacterium DNA.
GGGAAAACAACATTTCACCCGAAGATATAATCTTCATAGCCCACAGCACCACTCAGGCGACTAACGCGCTGTTGGAAGGCGATGTGGCTGAGGTCGGCATAGTAGGCATGGCTTCGGGCTTCATGGAAGGGATGCTGGCCAAACGCCAAACAAAGCTTGGTGACGTCCCCTTGGGGACTGGCAAGTCAATCAAAACCCATCATACTTACATGGATATCAAACAATTGAAGAAAGAAAGCGTTCAGGCAGTGATAAAGGAGTTGAACGAAAAAGGCGCAAAGGTTATCGTTGCTTCGCGGGCCTTCGGAGTTGACTGTTCCCTTGAGGAATCCTTCGTGCAGGATACGGCGGCTGAGCTTGGTATCCCCGCAACCTCCGGCTGCGAGATTACCAAGCTGTACGGCCTTACCGTCCGCACCCGCTCAGCGGTGGTCAACGCCAGTATCCTGCCCCGCATGTTCGAAACAGCCCGCAGTACCGAGGGCAGCGTTCGTAAGACCGGCATCAAGGCACCGCTTATGATAATGCGCGGCGACGGCGGGGTCATGGATATCGCCGAAGTCCAGCGCCGCCCCGTGCTGACGATGCTGTCAGGCCCAGCTGCCAGCGTTATCGGGGCACTCATGTACCTGCGCGCTTCCAATGGAATCTACTTCGAGGTGGGCGGCACCAGCACCAACATCGGCGTCATCAAGAACGGCCGGCCCACGATCAACTACGCCGTGGTCGGCGGCCACCGCACCTGCATTAGCTCGCTCGACGTCCGGGTGTTGGGCGTGGCCGGCGGTAGTATGGTGCGGGTGGCAGGCGGCAAACTTGTGGACGTAGGCCCGCGTAGCGCCCACATCGCCGGCCTTGGTTACGCAGCTTTCACGCCTGAAGAGGAAATCGAGGACCCGGTGATCGAGTTCGTCCAGCCAAAGCCCGGCGACCCCGGCGATCACGTGTCCCTAAGACTCAAGAACGGCAAACGGATCGCCGTGACCAACACCTGCGCCGCCAATATCCTTGGGCTCACCTCGCCGGAATGGCATGCGTACGGCAATAGGAATTCCTGCTACAAGGCAATGCAACCGGTGGCCGATTTACTGGGAATGTCGGTCGAGGACGCCGCCCGCGCCATTTTGACAAAGGCAACCGATAAGATTATCCCGGTAGTGGAAACACTCGCCCGCGAGTACAAGCTGGAACGCGACCAGATAATGCTCGTGGGGTGCGGCGGCGGCGCTTCGGCTCTCCTGCCTTTTACCGCTGACAGAATGGATATGAAATACAAGATCCCCGAAAATGCCGAGGTTATCTCGTCAATCGGCGTTGGCCTTGCGATGGTGCGCGACGTTGTCGAGCGGGTGATACCCAACCCCTCGACCGAAGACATCGCTGCTATCAAAAGAGAAGCCCGGCAGGCAGTTATCTCCAGCGGCGCTGTTCCAGACACGGTGGAGGTATATATCGAAATAAACGCCCAGACCCAGCAGGTGCGGGCTATCGCCCTTGGCTCCACCGCCGTCCAGACCACCGACCTTCTCAAGGAAGCTAGCGCGGACGAAAGCCGCACTCTGGCTGCCGAATCAATGGGG
It encodes the following:
- a CDS encoding hydantoinase/oxoprolinase family protein, with translation MANRAIRMGIDVGGTFTKAVALDNETHEIIGKSSVLTTHRDEAGVAAGVVQAFENCLRENNISPEDIIFIAHSTTQATNALLEGDVAEVGIVGMASGFMEGMLAKRQTKLGDVPLGTGKSIKTHHTYMDIKQLKKESVQAVIKELNEKGAKVIVASRAFGVDCSLEESFVQDTAAELGIPATSGCEITKLYGLTVRTRSAVVNASILPRMFETARSTEGSVRKTGIKAPLMIMRGDGGVMDIAEVQRRPVLTMLSGPAASVIGALMYLRASNGIYFEVGGTSTNIGVIKNGRPTINYAVVGGHRTCISSLDVRVLGVAGGSMVRVAGGKLVDVGPRSAHIAGLGYAAFTPEEEIEDPVIEFVQPKPGDPGDHVSLRLKNGKRIAVTNTCAANILGLTSPEWHAYGNRNSCYKAMQPVADLLGMSVEDAARAILTKATDKIIPVVETLAREYKLERDQIMLVGCGGGASALLPFTADRMDMKYKIPENAEVISSIGVGLAMVRDVVERVIPNPSTEDIAAIKREARQAVISSGAVPDTVEVYIEINAQTQQVRAIALGSTAVQTTDLLKEASADESRTLAAESMGIAQEDVELVGSTNALFVFTSSALQKQKGKMPIRVVDKKGFIKVQRGDAVVKEGDVAETVAIIDELWEAMTNYKSDMILFPDIFLCVGGRVLDYSSMPSKDHIMNVIATELDEFAPDEQAVIIAAKNDI